The Lentisphaera araneosa HTCC2155 DNA window AAGTATAAATGCACATCATCACCGCTCACATCTCAATGATGGTCATGAGTTACCCTCAGAAGTTAAGCTATTGAGTGATTATTTACAGGATGTTGGTTATCATTGTATTTTAATGGGACCAAAGCAAAAAACCGATTTTAATTTTAAGGAACCTGAAGGTGTTTTTGACAAAACTGATAGTGAAAGATCTTCGTCTATGGGGGCCTATGTTCACTGTCCATCAGACCTTAAGATTTTGGATGGTCCAGCTTGGAAAAGTGTAAGAAAGGGAAAGCCCTTTTTTGCTCAGATTAATTACACGGAAGCGCACCGTACTTTTATTGCGGATAAGCTTAATCCCATTTCACCAAATGATGTCAAAGTTCCTCTTTGTTATCCTGATCATGAAATTACACGCAGGGACTGGGCCTTGTACCTAGAGACCTTACAATTTCTAGATATGAAAATCGGGAATTTAATCGAGGAACTGAAAGAAGCTCAAGCTTTGGAAAATACAGTAATTTTCTTCTTTGGGGATCACGGACGACCAATGTTACGAGGGAAACAGTGGCTTTATGATGCAGGAATAAAAGTTCCTTTGATTGTCTGGGGTAAGGGTATGAGCAAAGGTAAGATTGAGTCTCGCCTGGTGAGCTTAATAGATTTAATGCCAGCCACGTTGAGTTTAGCGGGAGTCGAGCCCCCTAATTACCTTGAGGGTCAGAACTTCCTTCAAGAAAATTTACAAAGAGAGTATGTCTATGCACAACGCGATAGATGCG harbors:
- a CDS encoding sulfatase family protein codes for the protein MKIFTYLFLFFSYVSFADTAKPNIIWVVMEDLCPDFGCYGNDLIKTPNLDQLASEGTLYTNAFASAPVCSTARSAFFTGMYQSSINAHHHRSHLNDGHELPSEVKLLSDYLQDVGYHCILMGPKQKTDFNFKEPEGVFDKTDSERSSSMGAYVHCPSDLKILDGPAWKSVRKGKPFFAQINYTEAHRTFIADKLNPISPNDVKVPLCYPDHEITRRDWALYLETLQFLDMKIGNLIEELKEAQALENTVIFFFGDHGRPMLRGKQWLYDAGIKVPLIVWGKGMSKGKIESRLVSLIDLMPATLSLAGVEPPNYLEGQNFLQENLQREYVYAQRDRCDETDDKIRAVRDKRFKYIRNYYPERPYTQFNAYKKLEYPVLTLMELLHSKGELNEIQAQFMAETRPVEELYDTLNDPDEVYNLADNKKYSQTLLRLRKALDQWEVDTNDGGRLIESPLIKDYWDKFFKDFYIKVMKSRGLSPQISNEDYLKWWDEQLKRQGK